A genomic segment from Lignipirellula cremea encodes:
- a CDS encoding PilW family protein, giving the protein MSFPRYRRGLTLVELLVSTSLSLIIIYAVVHVFGEVGREISASRSLIEMSGATRNTRDRLDRDLATISVPVRPWPELSAAAGYFEYIEFSESDKVGFNRESTLGDTDDVLMFTAYSPEEPFVGQILGTPALQSNGRFLVTGTTPTIIEAYAAEIIYWTSFNDSNGNGVLDTFDPTGSQIPERMKLHRRVLLVRPDFDFPTGVSTNFYQNNDVSVRRAPGSTNVIANSLADLTQRENRFAHDIRFLTGGAAPAFPAELTRGMLTALELAGTRQGEDVIAAEISAFDVQAFDPLVPVLRKTMTDGSFVAITPNDPGYAAPTPATTTVLGEYVNLGFGFGVGSHFSGAVNNRSQLTRPTYDTWSWHYEADGVDQDGDGLIDEGTNHLDDEWNGSNHSVNVASGGSTGVFGIDDETERETSPPYPVPLRGIRVTVRMVEHDSQQVRQIAVAQNFVPK; this is encoded by the coding sequence ATGTCTTTCCCCCGCTACCGTCGCGGCCTAACACTGGTTGAGCTGCTCGTTTCGACTTCGCTCAGCCTGATCATCATTTACGCCGTGGTGCATGTTTTTGGCGAAGTCGGACGGGAGATTTCCGCCAGCCGCTCGCTGATTGAAATGTCGGGGGCGACGCGGAACACGCGGGATCGCCTGGACCGCGATCTGGCGACGATCTCCGTGCCGGTCCGTCCCTGGCCGGAACTTTCGGCCGCCGCGGGCTACTTTGAGTACATCGAGTTTTCCGAGAGCGACAAAGTCGGCTTCAATCGCGAGTCCACGCTGGGCGATACCGACGACGTGCTGATGTTCACCGCCTACAGCCCGGAGGAACCGTTCGTCGGTCAGATCCTGGGTACGCCCGCCCTGCAGTCGAACGGCCGCTTCCTGGTCACCGGGACCACGCCGACCATCATCGAAGCGTACGCGGCCGAGATCATTTACTGGACCTCGTTCAACGACTCCAACGGCAACGGGGTGCTGGATACGTTTGATCCGACCGGCTCCCAAATTCCGGAACGGATGAAGCTGCATCGCCGGGTGCTGCTGGTCCGCCCCGACTTTGACTTTCCGACCGGCGTGTCGACCAACTTTTATCAAAACAACGATGTGTCGGTCCGCCGCGCGCCGGGTTCGACCAACGTCATCGCCAACTCGTTGGCCGACCTGACCCAGCGCGAGAATCGCTTTGCCCACGACATCCGCTTCCTGACCGGCGGAGCGGCCCCCGCTTTCCCGGCCGAGTTGACCCGGGGGATGCTGACAGCGCTGGAACTGGCCGGCACGCGACAGGGGGAAGATGTGATCGCCGCAGAGATCAGCGCCTTTGATGTCCAGGCGTTTGATCCGCTGGTTCCCGTATTACGAAAGACAATGACCGACGGCAGTTTTGTCGCCATCACTCCGAACGACCCGGGCTATGCGGCTCCTACGCCAGCCACAACGACCGTGCTGGGCGAGTACGTCAACCTGGGCTTTGGCTTCGGCGTTGGCTCCCATTTTTCCGGCGCGGTCAACAACCGCAGTCAGCTGACCCGGCCGACCTACGACACCTGGTCCTGGCATTATGAAGCGGACGGCGTCGACCAGGACGGCGACGGCCTGATTGATGAAGGAACCAACCACCTTGACGATGAATGGAACGGCTCCAACCATTCGGTCAATGTTGCCTCGGGCGGCAGCACGGGCGTGTTTGGGATCGATGACGAAACAGAACGGGAGACGTCCCCGCCGTACCCGGTTCCTCTCCGCGGCATCCGTGTGACGGTCCGCATGGTCGAACACGACAGCCAGCAGGTGCGGCAGATTGCCGTGGCACAAAACTTTGTGCCCAAATAA
- a CDS encoding succinylglutamate desuccinylase/aspartoacylase family protein, producing MSSFAGSPSLSSSDSRSAGPSSEASPAGRFSGPMASETLDLKLMQGFRFTASSSGPHLLATGGVHGDEFEPIAALRRLVRLLESGDLPLRCGRLTVLPLVNESAFWRGHRTGEDLLDLARTCPGRADGTLTEQVALIVSEQIRGADAYVDLHTGGTELTVSPMTGYVLHAAPAVLARQREMARAFNLPLIWGTSPELSGRTLSIARDAGVPAIYAEHGGGARCSEDGIEDYLAGCLNLLGLLGMIDRPPAVSRVEQVVEDPRPDSGHMQRCNPAPMAGFFEPAVTLGAMVAAGDLLGTIHGADHRSAQQVHVGGAGRVLVLRTFPRVQQGETLGVIMEMVATG from the coding sequence ATGTCGTCATTCGCAGGATCCCCCTCCCTTTCTTCTTCGGACTCGCGGTCGGCGGGACCGTCGTCGGAAGCATCGCCGGCAGGGCGTTTCTCCGGCCCGATGGCAAGCGAGACACTTGACCTGAAACTGATGCAGGGCTTTCGCTTCACCGCGAGCAGTTCCGGCCCGCATCTGCTGGCGACAGGAGGAGTACATGGCGATGAGTTTGAACCGATCGCCGCCCTGCGACGTCTGGTCCGTCTGCTGGAATCGGGCGATCTTCCCTTGCGATGCGGCCGGCTGACCGTGCTGCCGCTGGTGAACGAATCGGCCTTCTGGCGAGGCCATCGCACGGGCGAGGACCTGCTTGACCTGGCCCGCACCTGCCCCGGCAGGGCGGACGGTACGCTGACGGAACAGGTCGCCCTGATCGTGAGTGAACAGATCCGCGGCGCCGATGCGTACGTTGATCTGCATACGGGCGGGACCGAGTTGACCGTATCGCCCATGACGGGCTATGTGCTGCATGCGGCCCCGGCGGTCCTGGCGCGGCAGCGAGAAATGGCGAGGGCGTTTAACCTGCCACTGATCTGGGGCACCTCGCCTGAGCTGAGCGGTCGGACGCTGTCGATCGCGCGGGACGCGGGCGTGCCGGCCATCTATGCCGAACATGGCGGAGGCGCCCGCTGCTCCGAGGACGGAATCGAAGATTACCTGGCCGGCTGTTTGAACCTGCTGGGGCTGCTGGGAATGATCGATCGGCCGCCGGCCGTATCGAGGGTGGAACAGGTCGTCGAGGATCCGCGGCCCGATTCGGGCCACATGCAGCGCTGCAATCCGGCTCCCATGGCGGGCTTTTTTGAGCCTGCCGTGACCCTGGGCGCCATGGTCGCCGCCGGCGACTTGCTGGGAACAATCCATGGGGCCGACCATCGCTCGGCCCAGCAGGTGCACGTCGGCGGGGCCGGTCGCGTGCTGGTGCTGCGTACGTTTCCCCGGGTGCAACAGGGAGAAACACTGGGCGTGATCATGGAAATGGTTGCGACCGGGTAA